A genomic segment from Barrientosiimonas humi encodes:
- the dxs gene encoding 1-deoxy-D-xylulose-5-phosphate synthase codes for MTLLKHINSPADLKRLEPGRLDDLAQEIRDFLVTSVAKTGGHLGPNLGVVELTIALHRIFDSPRDTIVFDTGHQSYVHKLLTGRHDFSALKKKDGLSGYPSRAESEHDVVENSHASTSLSWAEGIAKARRLAGEDDRHTVAIIGDGALTGGMAWEALNNIAVDETLKLVIVVNDNTRSYAPTIGGMAQHLASMRATRRYEKMLDWGRGALNRTPVVGGPMYDTLHGVKKGLKDIVSPQGMFEDLGIKYLGPVDGHDEQALEDALTLARDFGGPVIVHTFTEKGRGYDPAALDEADQWHGVGKFNPETGLPFEVSGRIWTDEFNDEMVRLGAERPDIVAITAAMLIPVGLDGFAKAYPERVFDVGIAEQHAVTMASGLAYAGLHPVVAVYATFLNRAFDQLLMDCALHKQGVTFVLDRAGVTGSDGPSHNGMWDMTVASIVPGLRLAAPRDGEQVKQQLREAVAVDDAPTIIRFPKGDVADPIEAARRDGTVDVLVDCDDEPEVLVVGVGSMCSTAVDVAGKLAAQGHSTMVVDPRWVLPVSDDLLRLTRRAQHVVVIEDNLVVGGIGSSVTSAMREQRQEQPVHCFGIPKRFLDHASRGQVLEEIGLTADIVSTAMVQRLGPRD; via the coding sequence ATGACACTGCTGAAGCACATCAACTCCCCGGCCGACCTCAAGCGGTTGGAGCCGGGCCGCCTCGACGACCTCGCGCAGGAGATCCGGGACTTCCTGGTGACCTCCGTCGCCAAGACCGGCGGGCACCTGGGCCCCAACCTCGGCGTCGTGGAGCTGACCATCGCGCTGCACCGCATCTTCGACTCCCCGCGCGACACGATCGTGTTCGACACGGGGCACCAGTCGTACGTGCACAAGCTGCTCACCGGGCGGCACGACTTCTCCGCGCTGAAGAAGAAGGACGGGCTGTCCGGCTACCCCAGCCGCGCCGAGTCCGAGCACGACGTCGTCGAGAACTCCCACGCGTCCACCTCGCTGTCCTGGGCGGAGGGCATCGCCAAGGCGCGCCGGCTCGCGGGCGAGGACGATCGGCACACCGTCGCGATCATCGGTGACGGCGCGCTCACCGGGGGCATGGCCTGGGAGGCGCTCAACAACATCGCCGTCGACGAGACCCTCAAGCTGGTCATCGTCGTCAACGACAACACCCGCTCCTACGCGCCGACGATCGGCGGCATGGCCCAACACCTGGCGTCGATGCGCGCGACCCGGCGCTACGAGAAGATGCTCGACTGGGGCCGCGGGGCGCTGAACCGCACGCCCGTCGTGGGCGGCCCGATGTACGACACCCTGCACGGGGTCAAGAAGGGCCTGAAGGACATCGTGTCCCCGCAGGGGATGTTCGAGGACCTCGGGATCAAGTACCTCGGCCCGGTCGACGGGCACGACGAGCAGGCGCTGGAGGACGCGCTGACGCTCGCGCGCGACTTCGGTGGCCCGGTCATCGTGCACACCTTCACCGAGAAGGGCCGCGGCTACGACCCGGCGGCGCTCGACGAGGCCGACCAGTGGCACGGCGTCGGCAAGTTCAACCCCGAGACCGGTCTGCCGTTCGAGGTCAGCGGGCGCATCTGGACCGACGAGTTCAACGACGAGATGGTGCGGCTCGGCGCCGAGCGGCCCGACATCGTCGCGATCACCGCGGCCATGCTCATCCCGGTCGGGCTCGACGGGTTCGCGAAGGCGTACCCCGAGCGCGTCTTCGACGTCGGCATCGCCGAGCAGCACGCCGTGACGATGGCCTCGGGCCTGGCGTACGCCGGTCTGCACCCGGTCGTCGCGGTGTACGCCACGTTCCTCAACCGGGCGTTCGACCAGCTGCTGATGGACTGCGCGCTGCACAAGCAGGGCGTGACGTTCGTGCTCGACCGCGCGGGCGTGACCGGCAGCGACGGGCCGTCGCACAACGGCATGTGGGACATGACCGTCGCCTCGATCGTGCCCGGGCTGCGCCTGGCCGCGCCGCGCGACGGCGAGCAGGTCAAGCAGCAGCTGCGCGAGGCGGTCGCCGTCGACGACGCCCCGACGATCATCCGCTTCCCCAAGGGCGACGTCGCCGACCCGATCGAGGCCGCGCGCCGCGACGGCACGGTCGACGTGCTGGTCGACTGCGACGACGAGCCCGAGGTCCTGGTCGTCGGCGTCGGGTCGATGTGCTCGACCGCTGTCGACGTCGCGGGAAAGCTTGCGGCACAAGGACATTCGACGATGGTGGTCGACCCGCGGTGGGTGCTGCCGGTGAGCGACGACCTGCTGCGGCTCACCCGCCGCGCGCAGCACGTCGTGGTCATCGAGGACAACCTGGTGGTCGGCGGCATCGGTTCGTCGGTGACCAGCGCGATGCGCGAGCAGCGCCAGGAGCAGCCGGTGCACTGCTTCGGCATCCCGAAGCGCTTCCTCGACCACGCCTCGCGCGGGCAGGTGCTCGAGGAGATCGGCCTGACGGCCGACATCGTGAGCACCGCCATGGTCCAGCGGCTCGGGCCGCGCGACTGA
- a CDS encoding phosphotransferase, giving the protein MTRRDDAPAPLPGSDRFGPASEVWDTDAWRWEVTRWFDDVLPRRGITRHPTTPRQPRVRPWSTQLVIETDQGRGWFKANVPESSPETLVYERLSRVAPDLLSPVWVSDAEREWFVCPDQGRTLRQVANADTITSLWSAVLRRYARLQRASVGVVDALVDGGVPRWGSRALVSAWVARGRPEERVADEALRSAADRLEALGLPPTIEHGDLHAGNVFTCAATSSAMQEAKIFDWGDAYVGHPFGSLLIALRNPEYHFGLAADPERDQRLVRAYLSGWADVRPVAELERVVPDAMLLARVARILSWDRALTRATDPERGQWQPHADGWAQEIVRIASPRSAE; this is encoded by the coding sequence GTGACGCGCCGCGACGACGCCCCCGCACCGCTGCCCGGGTCCGACCGCTTCGGCCCGGCGAGCGAGGTCTGGGACACCGACGCCTGGCGCTGGGAGGTCACCCGTTGGTTCGACGACGTGCTGCCCCGCCGCGGGATCACCCGGCACCCGACGACGCCACGCCAGCCGCGCGTACGTCCGTGGTCGACCCAACTGGTGATCGAGACCGACCAGGGGCGGGGATGGTTCAAGGCGAACGTCCCCGAGTCGTCGCCGGAAACCCTTGTCTACGAACGTCTTTCGCGAGTCGCGCCGGATCTTCTGTCGCCTGTGTGGGTGAGCGACGCGGAGCGTGAGTGGTTCGTCTGTCCCGACCAGGGGCGCACCCTGCGGCAGGTCGCGAACGCCGACACCATCACCAGCCTGTGGTCGGCCGTGCTGCGCAGGTATGCCCGGCTCCAGCGGGCGTCGGTCGGCGTGGTCGACGCGTTGGTCGACGGGGGAGTGCCGAGGTGGGGGTCGCGCGCCCTGGTGTCGGCGTGGGTGGCGCGCGGGCGGCCGGAGGAGAGGGTCGCCGACGAGGCGCTGCGGTCGGCTGCGGACCGGTTGGAGGCGCTCGGGCTGCCCCCGACCATCGAGCACGGCGACCTGCACGCGGGCAACGTATTCACTTGCGCCGCAACGAGTTCGGCGATGCAGGAGGCGAAGATCTTCGACTGGGGTGACGCCTACGTCGGGCACCCGTTCGGGTCGCTGCTCATCGCGCTGCGCAACCCGGAGTACCACTTCGGCCTGGCAGCAGATCCCGAGCGTGACCAGCGGCTGGTGCGGGCCTACCTGTCCGGCTGGGCCGACGTACGTCCGGTGGCCGAGCTCGAGCGCGTGGTTCCCGACGCGATGCTGCTCGCCCGGGTCGCGCGGATCCTCAGCTGGGACCGGGCCCTGACGCGCGCGACCGACCCCGAGCGTGGCCAGTGGCAGCCGCACGCCGACGGGTGGGCGCAGGAGATCGTCCGGATCGCCTCACCCCGCTCGGCCGAGTAG